From one Lotus japonicus ecotype B-129 chromosome 3, LjGifu_v1.2 genomic stretch:
- the LOC130743177 gene encoding uncharacterized protein LOC130743177 isoform X2 translates to MNLFLPAPPELSCFSSPLLPNPPYHSSPSDFLISLLCDCSSVTYSPRFSFFTWLFRRWLSRRPSTITPIHLLINAHTTLTPAPFTQPLAAEIALTMGQSDYLVDVIALVGVSEEKQYLKSSIVTRVIQIELTDDRTQKVEGKQGKCVSNCQIPISYTSLTKSLCCELVLIGSVNIGFYYMAKIAVTPSIVMHSCRICSV, encoded by the exons ATGAATCTCTTTCTACCTGCTCCGCCGGAGCTGTCGTGTTTCTCCTCTCCCTTGCTACCAAATCCGCCGTACCATTCGTCACCTTCTGATTTCCTGATTTCTCTCCTTTGCGACTGTAGCAGCGTCACATATTCCCCGCGTTTCAGCTTCTTCACATGGCTTTTCCGGCGTTGGCTATCACGTCGCCCGTCAACTATTACACCG ATTCATTTGCTTATAAATGCTCACACAACCCTCACTCCagcaccattcacacaaccccTTGCTGCAGAAATTGCATTAACTATGGGTCAATCTGATTATTTGGTTG ATGTGATTGCCTTGGTAGGTGTTTCTGAGGAGAAGCAGTATCTGAAGAGTTCCATAGTTACTAGGGTTATACAGATTGAACTAACAGATGACAG AACACAGAAAGTGGAAGGCAAACAAGGAAAGT GTGTTTCAAATTGTCAAATTCCAATTTCCTATACTTCTCTCACTAAATCACTATGTTGTGAGCTGGTTCTCATTGGCTCTGTTAA CATTGGTTTCTATTATATGGCAAAGATCGCAGTAACACCTTCAATAGTTATGCACTCATGTAGAATTTGTTCTGTATAG
- the LOC130743177 gene encoding uncharacterized protein LOC130743177 isoform X1 translates to MNLFLPAPPELSCFSSPLLPNPPYHSSPSDFLISLLCDCSSVTYSPRFSFFTWLFRRWLSRRPSTITPIHLLINAHTTLTPAPFTQPLAAEIALTMGQSDYLVDVIALVGVSEEKQYLKSSIVTRVIQIELTDDRTQKVEGKQGKCVSNCQIPISYTSLTKSLCCELVLIGSVKYIFFPPYIFYLKINFAVCFNYFWICYVSIYYYC, encoded by the exons ATGAATCTCTTTCTACCTGCTCCGCCGGAGCTGTCGTGTTTCTCCTCTCCCTTGCTACCAAATCCGCCGTACCATTCGTCACCTTCTGATTTCCTGATTTCTCTCCTTTGCGACTGTAGCAGCGTCACATATTCCCCGCGTTTCAGCTTCTTCACATGGCTTTTCCGGCGTTGGCTATCACGTCGCCCGTCAACTATTACACCG ATTCATTTGCTTATAAATGCTCACACAACCCTCACTCCagcaccattcacacaaccccTTGCTGCAGAAATTGCATTAACTATGGGTCAATCTGATTATTTGGTTG ATGTGATTGCCTTGGTAGGTGTTTCTGAGGAGAAGCAGTATCTGAAGAGTTCCATAGTTACTAGGGTTATACAGATTGAACTAACAGATGACAG AACACAGAAAGTGGAAGGCAAACAAGGAAAGT GTGTTTCAAATTGTCAAATTCCAATTTCCTATACTTCTCTCACTAAATCACTATGTTGTGAGCTGGTTCTCATTGGCTCTGTTAAGTACATTTTCTTTCCTCCCTACATTTTCTACCTCAAAATCAACTTCGCTGTCTGCTTTAATTACTTTTGGATTTGTTATGTCTCTATTTACTATTATTGCTAA
- the LOC130744262 gene encoding uncharacterized protein LOC130744262, whose amino-acid sequence MKKSDSNLPKVQEDLVPDSQSQTVNLVVARHLKVLVPLSPPESRHQKFGPAGTNLTGPTARDAAENLIWFPPEPVLDLARIAVDSGGDPAAIQRALDPTTIPVPDVEGSNKNRCQLTRTPYGRHFISQELNLFLKFLFELIADRGPSGGFKVSLNQFDLFHDYMFLAVDTVQEHNYLRALILQIGNTICKLPSGRLKPGENASAPAAIKQLKSAGKVENKRR is encoded by the exons atgaagaagtcCGACAGTAATCTGCCAAAAG TTCaggaggatcttgtgccagattctcag TCTCAAACTGTCAACCTTGTCGTAGCACGCCACCTCAAGGTCCTCGTTCCTCTTTCACCGCCGGAGTCTCGTCATCAGAAATTTGGCCCGGCCGGCACTAATCTCACCGGCCCAACTGCTAGAGACGCGGCGGAAAACTTAATTTGGTTTCCGCCAGAGCCCGTTTTGGATCTGGCGCGCATCGCCGTCGATTCCGGTGGTGATCCTGCTGCCATTCAACGCGCTCTTGACCCAACCACCATTCCA GTACCTGATGTTGAAGGATCAAACAAAAACCGCTGTCAACTCACCAGAACTCCATATGGCAGACACTTCATTTCTCAG GAGTTGAACCTGTTTCTTAAGTTTTTGTTTGAACTCATTGCTGATCGTGGCCCCTCTGGTGGATTCAAGGTTAGCTTGAACCAGTTTGATTTGTTCCACGATTACATGTTTCTGGCAGTGGACACT GTTCAAGAGCACAATTATCTCCGTGCACTTATTTTACAAATTGGAAACACAATTTGCAAACTCCCTAGTGGTCGTCTCAAGCCAGGAGAGAATG CATCTGCACCTGCTGCCATTAAACAATTAAAATCTGCAGGAAAGGTTGAAAACAAGAG GAGGTAG